Within the Agromyces atrinae genome, the region GACGCCCGTGATGCGGTGAAGCACCCACGACCACATGCCTTCATTGCCCCGATAGAGCGTTCCGCCCGGTCGGTGCTTCTTCTTCGCCGTCCCGACGTTCGAATCGACCGATTCCGTCAGGGTTCCTGCCGGCGACTCTGGCATGAACAACCCTCCCTGGCTGTCGTGTACGCCCTGCGAAGAGAGGGCACTCTGAGCACGAGGCTCGATGCCGCTAGTCTATCTCCGCTCCGGGGCCCCTGCCGCTAAGGCAAACCTAAGTGTCTCGACGTCGAGACATCTCCCGATCGAGATCGAACGGATGACGCGGCCGGCGAGAGTTTCCACTGAGCGCGATGACGCGTCATCCGCCTCTCGGTAGTCTGGCCGCATGCCTAACGACCACGCGATCCCCGGTTTCTACGCGGTCATCCCGGCGGGCGGTGTCGGTTCGCGCCTGTGGCCGCTCTCCCGCGCCGATGCGCCGAAGTTCCTCCACGATCTCACCGGGTCGGGCCAGACCCTCCTCCGCGACACGTTCGACCGCCTCGCCCCGCTCTCGGGCGAGCAGCGGATCATGGTCGTCACGGGTCGCGCCCACCGCGGCGCCGTCGAGAGCCAGCTCCCCGCGCTCGAAGACCTGAACGTCGTGCTCGAGAGCGAACCGCGCGACTCGTCCGCCGCGATCGGACTCGCCGCGGCGATCCTCGAGCGACGCGAGCCGGGCGTCGTCATCGGCTCCTTCGCCGCCGACCACGTCATCACGGGTGCCGCACTCTTCCGCGAGGCCGTCGTCGAGGCCGTCGCCTCGGCCGAGGCCGGGTACATCGCGACGATCGGAATCCGCCCGACCGAACCCGCCGTCGGCTTCGGGTACATCCACTGCGGCGAGTCGCTCTCCATCGAGGGAGCGCCCCACGGACTCCTCGTCGAGTCGTTCGTCGAGAAGCCCGACCTCGCCACGGCCCGCACGTACGTCTCGGGTGGAGACCACCTGTGGAACGCCGGCATGTTCATCGCCCGCGCCTCCGTCATCCTCGAGGAACTCGGCCGCAACCGCCCCGAGCTCCTCGCGGGCCTCCTCGAACTCGCCGAGGCGTGGGACGATCCGGCGACGCGCGGCCCCGCGGTCGACCGCATCTGGCCGCGTCTCGAGAAGATCGCCATCGACTACTCCGTCGCCGAACCCGCCGCGGCCGCCGGTCGCCTCGTCGTCATCCCCGGTCTCTTCGGGTGGGACGACGTCGGAGACTTCGCATCCCTCGCGAAGCTCAACTCGCGCGGTCGGGCAAGCGACCTCGCCATCCTCGGCCGCGACGCCCGCGTGCTCTCCGACGCGTCGAGCGGCATCGTCGTGACGCAGACGAAGCGTGTCATCAGCCTCATCGGCGTGAAGGACATCGTGGTCGTCGACACCCCCGACGCCCTCCTCGTGACGACCGCCGAGCACGCCCAGCGGGTGAAGAGCGTCGTCGACGCCCTGAAGCTCAGCGGCTCGAGCGACGTGCTCTGACGAAAGGACCCCTCATGCTCACTCGTCATCTGGCCGCGACCGGCGTGCTCGCGGCATCCGTCCTCCTCGCCGGCTGCGCCGCCGCGCCCGACGCCGGCGGCGAGACCGCCGGCAGCGACTACTGCGCGCGCATGGTCACCAACTCGGGCGGTCTCGAGGACCGCTCGTTCAACCAGTCGAGCTGGGAGGGCCTCGAGGCGGCGAGCGACGAGTTCGGCATCGACGTGCGCGCGCTCGTCTCGACCAACGAGACCGACCTCGCGCCGAACGTGCAGCAGGCCGTCGAGAGCGGCTGCGAGTTCGTGCTGACCGTCGGGTGGGAGCTCGCCGACCCGACGACCGAGCAGGCCGCGGCGAACCCCGACGTGCACTTCGCGATCGTCGACGAGCTCGTCGAGGGCGAGAACATCAAGCCCATCGTGTTCGACACGGCGCAGGCGACCTTCCTCGCGGGCTACCTCGCCGCGGGTGTCACGCAGACCGGCGTCGTCGCGACGTTCGGCGGCGGCAACCAGCCGCCCGTCACCCTCTTCATGGACGGCTTCGTCGACGGCGTCGCCCACTACAACGAGGTGCACGGCACAGCCGTTCGTGTGCTCGGCTGGGACAAGGCCGCCCAGGACGGCACGTTCACGGGCGACTTCGAAGACATCAACAAGGGGAAGACGACGACCGAGGGCCTCATCGATCAGGGCGCCGACGTCATCCTCCCCGTCGCGGGGCAGGTCGGTGAAGGTGCCGCAGCGGCGGCCCTCGAGCGGAACGCCCTCGTGATCTGGGTCGACAACGACGGCTACGACACGCTCGACGCCTCGTTCCGTCCCGTCATCCTCACGAGCGTGCTGAAGAACACCCAGGACGCCGTCGTGCAGATCGTCGGCGACGACATCGACGGCACCTTCACGAACGAGCCCTTCATCGGAACGCTCGAGAACGAGGGAGTCGGGCTCGCCCCGTACCACGACCTCGCCGACCGGGTGAGCCCCGAGCTCCAGGCCGAGATCGACGGGGTGCGCTCCGAGATCATCGCGGGCACCATCGAGGTCACCTCCCCGAGCGCCCCCTAGCCCCGCGCCCCTGCGCCCCCGCGCCCCCGCACTTACCTTCCGTCTCGGCGTCACGACACGCTGGTTATCGACCCGATAACCAGCGTGTCGTGACGCCGAGACGAGGGGGTTGGGGTGAGGGAGGGGCGGCGGATGCGGCGGGTGAGCGTGTCGTGACCACGCGGTTGCTCATATGAGCAGAGATTTGTAACTTTTCGGTTTCGCGCTCGCTCGCGACCCTGTCACTCGCCGCAACTTTCTGTAACGTGACTTGCACTCTGGCCCCGTTTATAGAGGGCCTGCATCTTGGAGGTCACAGTGACGATCACGACCCGGAAGGCCGTCTTCAGCGGTCTCGCGACCTTGGGCGTTGCCGCGCTTCTCGCCGGCTGCGCCTCGGCACCCGAAGAAGGCGGCGGAAGCACCGATGGAGCCGCGGCTCCCGACTTCCTCCCCTGCATCGTCTCGGACTCGGGCGGATTCGACGACAAGTCGTTCAACCAGCTCGGCTACGAGGGTCTCGTCGAGGCCGCTGACGCACTCGGCGTCGACTACAAGCAGGTCGAGTCCGCGACCGAGACCGACTTCGCTCCGAATATCACGAGCCTCGTCGACCAGGGCTGCAACCTGATCGTCACCGTCGGCTTCCTCCTCGAAGAGGCGACCACCGAGGCTGCTGCGGCGAACCCCGATGTCGAGTTCACCATCATCGACTCGTCGATCGAGGGCGAGAACATCAAGCCGATCATCTTCGACACCGCCCAGGCGGCGTTCCTCGCCGGCTACGCGGCCGCGAGCTACTCGAAGACCGGCTCCGTCGGCACCTTCGGCGGCATGCAGATCCCGACCGTCACCATCTTCATGGACGGCTTCGCCGACGGCGTCGCGTACTTCAACGAGCAGAAGGGCACCGACGTCAAGGTCGTCGGCTGGGATGTCGCCAGCCAGACCGGTTCGTTCACCGGTGGCTTCGAGGCCAACGAGGTCGCCAAGAGCTCGGCTCAGGGCCTCATCGACCAGAACGTCGACGTGCTCCTGCCCGTCGGTGGACCGATCTTCCTGTCGGCGATCGAAGCCATCAAGGACTCGGGCAAGGACATCGCGATGATCGGTGTCGACGCCGACCTCGTCGAGACCAGCCCCGACAACGCGTCGCTCTTCCTCACCTCGATCCTCAAGCAGATGAAGGTCGGTGTCGCTGACGTCGTCACCGCTGCTGCCGGTGGCGAGTTCAGCAACGAGCCCTACGTCGGAACGCTCGAGAACGACGGCGTCGGAATCGCCCCGTTCCACGACTTCGAATCGAAGGTCGACCCGGCTCTCGCCGACGAGCTCGAGACGATCAAGGCCGGCATCGTCGACGGTTCGATCCCCGTCGAGTCGCCCTCGTCGCCCAAGTAGTCAGTAAGCACATCGCTGTGTCGCGGGGAGGCCGGGTTCGCCTGGCCTCCCCGTGGCGCGGTTAACCGCCACTCACCGTGCTCACCTGAGCACATGGACAACTTCCGAGCGACGACCCACCGGCAGCTGCACTTGTGAGCAGACCCACCGACATCGGCGCACCGCTCTTAGGATGGGGAGTATGAAGCTCGAACTTCGTGGAATCACCAAACGGTTCGGCGCTCTG harbors:
- a CDS encoding BMP family lipoprotein, coding for MTITTRKAVFSGLATLGVAALLAGCASAPEEGGGSTDGAAAPDFLPCIVSDSGGFDDKSFNQLGYEGLVEAADALGVDYKQVESATETDFAPNITSLVDQGCNLIVTVGFLLEEATTEAAAANPDVEFTIIDSSIEGENIKPIIFDTAQAAFLAGYAAASYSKTGSVGTFGGMQIPTVTIFMDGFADGVAYFNEQKGTDVKVVGWDVASQTGSFTGGFEANEVAKSSAQGLIDQNVDVLLPVGGPIFLSAIEAIKDSGKDIAMIGVDADLVETSPDNASLFLTSILKQMKVGVADVVTAAAGGEFSNEPYVGTLENDGVGIAPFHDFESKVDPALADELETIKAGIVDGSIPVESPSSPK
- a CDS encoding mannose-1-phosphate guanylyltransferase — encoded protein: MPNDHAIPGFYAVIPAGGVGSRLWPLSRADAPKFLHDLTGSGQTLLRDTFDRLAPLSGEQRIMVVTGRAHRGAVESQLPALEDLNVVLESEPRDSSAAIGLAAAILERREPGVVIGSFAADHVITGAALFREAVVEAVASAEAGYIATIGIRPTEPAVGFGYIHCGESLSIEGAPHGLLVESFVEKPDLATARTYVSGGDHLWNAGMFIARASVILEELGRNRPELLAGLLELAEAWDDPATRGPAVDRIWPRLEKIAIDYSVAEPAAAAGRLVVIPGLFGWDDVGDFASLAKLNSRGRASDLAILGRDARVLSDASSGIVVTQTKRVISLIGVKDIVVVDTPDALLVTTAEHAQRVKSVVDALKLSGSSDVL
- a CDS encoding BMP family lipoprotein, with amino-acid sequence MLTRHLAATGVLAASVLLAGCAAAPDAGGETAGSDYCARMVTNSGGLEDRSFNQSSWEGLEAASDEFGIDVRALVSTNETDLAPNVQQAVESGCEFVLTVGWELADPTTEQAAANPDVHFAIVDELVEGENIKPIVFDTAQATFLAGYLAAGVTQTGVVATFGGGNQPPVTLFMDGFVDGVAHYNEVHGTAVRVLGWDKAAQDGTFTGDFEDINKGKTTTEGLIDQGADVILPVAGQVGEGAAAAALERNALVIWVDNDGYDTLDASFRPVILTSVLKNTQDAVVQIVGDDIDGTFTNEPFIGTLENEGVGLAPYHDLADRVSPELQAEIDGVRSEIIAGTIEVTSPSAP